CGGCCCGCAGGCGGGCGGCGGCGGGGACCAGAGGCGTCATCGGCTCCATGGCGCCCACGCTACGGGTCCGCCGCGCCCCGCAGGGGCGGTCCGGATCACTCGTGCTCGGCGGGCATGTACGGCGTCTCGCGCAGGAAGAGCGCCCCGCAGGTGTGGCAGTTGAGGTCCGGCGAACGGGACCACAGCTCCGGGTCCTGGACGGTCGCGGTGGCGTCCAGCTCCCGTCCGCACAGGGCGGTCATGGAGCCGTCGTGGGCGATGTGCCAGGTCTTCACCCCGTCGGACGGGCCGGTCGGGCCGTACTCGGCGCGCATCTCGTACCTCATGCCGCCATGCTGCGCCGGGGCGGGGCGAGCGGCAATCCGGAACGGCGGGGGCCCGGCCGGGTGCAGTCAGGAGGCGGCGTCAGGAGGCGGCGCGCAGGAGGGCGTCGTCCTGCCACTTGAGGATCTTGTCGAAGCTGACGATCGCGCCGCGGAGGGGGTGGTTGCGGAGCTGGACGTGGTCGGTGAGGGCGTGGATCAGGAAGAGGCCCCGGCCGGACTCGGCGGAGAGGTCGGGGAGGACGTCCGGGTCGGGGGTGCGGGCCGGGGCGGGGCGGCCGGCGGGGAGGACGTGCATGTCGTACGGGGCGGGGCGGTCGGTGCGGCGGGGGCGGTGCCCGGCGAGCGCCGAGGGGCCGAGGGTGGCGCGGCCGCGGCGGGTGCGGCGGCGGCCGGCCGGGCGGGGCGCGGGGGCGGCCTGGACGCGGTGCCCGGCGGCGGGGAGGACTCCCGGGACCGCGGGGGCGATCGGCGGCAGGCCGGGGCCCGAGTCGACGACCTCGATCCGCAGCCGGTCGCCGGCGATGGAGGCGGTGACCTGGAAGCCGTCGTCGGGGCGGCCGGTGGCGGCGTGCTCGACGGCGTTGGCACACGCCTCGGTCAGGGCGACGCCGAGGTCGTAGGCGATCTGCGGGTCGACACCGGCCGTGTCCATGGCACCGAGCAGGATGCGGCGGGCGAGCGGCACACTGGCCGGGTCGCGCTTGAGGTGCAGAGTCCACCAGATGTCCACGGGAGGTCCCTCCTGGCTGCGGCTCCACATACACCTAGGTATCTCCGAGGGTTTCGACGGTGAACCGTCGGCTCAGGCCGGGACCGCTCGTTCGGCGGATGGACTGATGCGGAACAGTGTGCCGCGCGGCGCGCGGTTCGGCCCGCACGCCGGGCCGAAAGGGTCATTCGGCGTATTTCCCACCCTGCCCGTGGGGGTGGTGTGAGCGGTGAGATGATGGCCCAGCCATGACTGCCCACCCTGTCGCCCCGTTCGCAGGCGCCGCCGCACCCTCCGACGGGGTGCCGGCCGCGGCCTGGGACCTGCGGGTGGCTCGCGCGGTGCCGTTCGCGCTGGTGTGCACGCTGGTCGCGGCCGCCGGGCACGCGGCGGTGGGCGGCGGGGACGTCGCACCCTCCGCGCTGGCGGCCGGTTTCGCCGCGGTGGTGCTGCTGGCGGCGGCGCTCGGCGGGCGGGAGCGCTCGCTGACCGCGATCGTCGGGGCCCTCGGCGTCGGCCAGCTGGGCCTGCACCTGCTCTTCCACACGCTGACCCCGGCCCGCGCCCACCACATGGC
This genomic window from Streptomyces sp. TLI_235 contains:
- a CDS encoding serine/threonine-protein kinase RsbW, producing MDIWWTLHLKRDPASVPLARRILLGAMDTAGVDPQIAYDLGVALTEACANAVEHAATGRPDDGFQVTASIAGDRLRIEVVDSGPGLPPIAPAVPGVLPAAGHRVQAAPAPRPAGRRRTRRGRATLGPSALAGHRPRRTDRPAPYDMHVLPAGRPAPARTPDPDVLPDLSAESGRGLFLIHALTDHVQLRNHPLRGAIVSFDKILKWQDDALLRAAS